A genomic stretch from Alteribacter keqinensis includes:
- a CDS encoding TRAP transporter small permease, translating into MFIKRLEQIQLIIGVVFLCIFFAAILVQVVSRQLGVSVLWTGEVANYSFIWAVFMGAAVMVNKKEHFNFDLLAKKLKGKAKYALNITIDVILIAFSSVLFIYSLTALTTFWSYQWVTIPALKMGYVWISLPIMAGTMVIYLAAHVFTSVKLISARGGE; encoded by the coding sequence GTGTTCATTAAACGGCTGGAGCAGATTCAACTGATTATCGGTGTTGTATTTCTATGTATCTTTTTCGCGGCCATCCTTGTTCAGGTGGTAAGCCGTCAATTGGGCGTATCTGTCCTGTGGACAGGCGAGGTCGCTAACTATTCCTTTATCTGGGCCGTGTTTATGGGTGCGGCCGTGATGGTGAATAAAAAAGAGCATTTTAATTTCGATCTGCTGGCAAAGAAGCTGAAAGGCAAAGCAAAGTACGCGTTAAACATCACTATTGATGTGATCTTGATCGCCTTCAGCAGCGTGCTTTTCATTTACAGTTTAACGGCTTTAACGACGTTTTGGAGTTACCAGTGGGTGACCATACCGGCTTTGAAAATGGGCTATGTATGGATTTCTCTGCCGATTATGGCAGGAACGATGGTCATCTATCTTGCGGCACATGTGTTTACGAGTGTTAAGTTGATCTCGGCACGGGGAGGGGAGTAA
- the dctP gene encoding TRAP transporter substrate-binding protein: MKKLASTLGMTVAALGLVLTGCGNDDETSGAEGSGDLKILAAHNQTSPDNPFQEGMLEFKNVAESESDGAIEVEVHAGTIGTEESELVEKLKLGAADVVLVSPGFMTATGIKEVDLLALPYLFDDYDHWESVVDGEIGEELAEIINEQSGNDFKVLGYWSAGVRHYYGKEPLETIDDLRGMSIRTQTSGVVADFWRQAGATPVDVAWGELYQGLQQNVVDSSENAYPYFVQQNHHQTPNGKYTTETGHDYTTRLLLVNGERFDELTDEQKEILLNAAEASTVAEREALYAQEEEYKEKALEEGAEINEIDREPFIEIALPIQEAFAEDAGIEDILQRINDLKQ, from the coding sequence ATGAAGAAACTGGCAAGTACATTGGGGATGACCGTTGCTGCATTGGGATTGGTACTCACTGGGTGTGGAAATGACGATGAAACAAGCGGAGCAGAAGGAAGCGGGGACCTGAAAATCCTTGCTGCCCACAACCAGACTTCTCCCGACAATCCATTTCAGGAAGGGATGCTTGAGTTCAAGAATGTAGCTGAATCAGAATCAGACGGGGCTATTGAAGTGGAGGTTCATGCGGGAACCATCGGGACAGAGGAGTCGGAACTTGTGGAAAAGCTAAAACTTGGTGCAGCGGATGTTGTCCTTGTTTCACCGGGCTTCATGACGGCTACTGGAATCAAAGAAGTCGACTTATTAGCGCTGCCGTACCTGTTTGACGATTACGACCACTGGGAGTCTGTTGTAGACGGGGAAATAGGAGAAGAACTGGCGGAGATTATTAACGAACAATCCGGCAATGACTTTAAAGTACTCGGCTACTGGTCAGCCGGTGTCCGTCACTACTACGGCAAAGAGCCGCTCGAGACTATTGACGATCTTAGAGGAATGTCAATCAGAACCCAGACCTCCGGTGTCGTTGCAGACTTCTGGAGACAGGCAGGCGCAACACCTGTTGATGTAGCATGGGGAGAGCTCTATCAGGGACTGCAGCAAAATGTTGTAGATTCTTCTGAGAACGCTTACCCGTACTTTGTCCAGCAAAATCACCACCAGACACCAAATGGGAAGTACACCACAGAGACAGGACATGACTACACGACCCGTTTACTTCTTGTAAATGGAGAGCGTTTTGATGAGTTGACGGACGAGCAGAAGGAGATTCTGTTAAACGCTGCAGAAGCATCAACAGTGGCAGAGCGTGAAGCCCTTTACGCACAAGAAGAGGAGTATAAGGAGAAAGCCCTTGAGGAAGGTGCTGAAATCAATGAAATTGACCGTGAGCCGTTCATCGAGATTGCCCTTCCGATCCAGGAAGCGTTCGCAGAAGACGCGGGTATTGAAGATATTCTCCAAAGAATCAACGACCTTAAACAATAA
- the hxlB gene encoding 6-phospho-3-hexuloisomerase — MTMKTIINQVAAEMDTVLSNVSESEASALSQELKDAKRIFITGEGRSGLMGKAFAMRLMHSGYTVFAVGETITPSVEEGDLLVGISGSGTTGAIKQFAQKAKEAGAKVALVTTNDQSPIAEISDLVLVIPAATKFRREEEPETIQPLGNQFDQAVHLVLDAIIIGTVKGEGYEEMTRRHANME, encoded by the coding sequence ATGACTATGAAAACAATCATTAATCAGGTCGCTGCTGAAATGGACACGGTTCTTTCCAACGTTTCCGAAAGCGAAGCCTCGGCACTTAGTCAGGAATTAAAAGATGCGAAGCGGATTTTTATTACAGGTGAAGGGCGCTCAGGACTGATGGGGAAAGCCTTTGCCATGAGGCTCATGCATAGCGGCTACACCGTTTTTGCAGTCGGGGAAACCATTACCCCAAGCGTCGAAGAAGGGGATCTTCTCGTTGGGATTTCCGGTTCCGGAACAACGGGCGCGATTAAGCAGTTTGCCCAAAAGGCCAAAGAGGCAGGTGCAAAGGTGGCGCTTGTCACAACAAACGACCAATCGCCCATCGCTGAAATAAGTGACCTCGTACTGGTCATTCCGGCAGCGACAAAGTTTAGAAGAGAAGAAGAACCTGAGACCATTCAGCCACTTGGAAACCAGTTCGACCAGGCCGTTCATCTGGTACTGGATGCGATTATCATTGGAACAGTTAAAGGTGAAGGGTACGAAGAAATGACCCGCCGCCACGCAAATATGGAATAG
- the hxlA gene encoding 3-hexulose-6-phosphate synthase has product MKIQLALDRLTRDECFAILEQTEAHIDWIEVGTGVIKEYGMAIVREIKETFPHRTVVADMKTCDAGKHEALQAFEAGADITTVMAFSADQTIADVLKVAKDKEKRVMIDLLGVTNPDRIAVIEELGADLVSLHYGKDMQKGGAMKLDLFSLTEGRKNLEVAVAGGISPDSLPEILRKSPSVVIVGSAVTKADDKKQVVLKMRGVMDDYENNH; this is encoded by the coding sequence TTGAAGATTCAACTGGCATTGGACCGGTTAACCCGAGACGAGTGTTTCGCGATTCTTGAACAGACCGAAGCGCATATCGACTGGATTGAGGTGGGCACCGGTGTAATTAAAGAATACGGCATGGCGATTGTGAGGGAGATAAAAGAAACGTTTCCTCACAGAACCGTGGTGGCGGATATGAAAACCTGTGATGCAGGCAAGCATGAGGCCCTCCAGGCTTTTGAAGCGGGAGCGGACATTACAACAGTGATGGCTTTTTCAGCGGATCAGACCATAGCGGATGTGCTGAAAGTTGCCAAAGACAAAGAAAAACGCGTCATGATTGATTTGCTTGGCGTAACAAACCCGGATCGTATTGCAGTCATTGAAGAACTGGGGGCGGACCTCGTAAGTCTCCACTACGGAAAGGATATGCAAAAGGGAGGGGCTATGAAGCTTGACTTGTTCTCCCTTACAGAAGGACGGAAAAATCTTGAAGTAGCAGTAGCAGGCGGCATTTCACCAGATTCACTCCCGGAGATTTTGCGCAAATCCCCTTCGGTTGTGATCGTTGGGAGCGCGGTTACAAAGGCGGATGATAAAAAACAAGTCGTATTAAAAATGAGAGGAGTTATGGATGACTATGAAAACAATCATTAA
- a CDS encoding sugar kinase — MDVITIGDAMVSMQPQTKGPMRFVNAFDRKAGGAEFNLAIGCARLGLRTMWISRLGNDEFGRFIRNFARGEGVDTSQVKLVDGYPTSVQFKEVYEGGGGRTFYYRSNSPTVTLTEEAIDASIFKGGRVLHITGVFMALDKEKNVPLVKKAIRLAKDQGLLISLDPNIRLKLWRKEEAREALLDILPEVDLLLAGMEEAEILFDSVDADVIFEKCSRFELTSVVLKDGGNGSTGWENGEKVIAPPVKAPSVVDTVGAGDGFDAGYLYGWLQGWSLEKRLHVSNTIGSMVVGVSGDNEGLPYLEDVLIKLGEKEFIER, encoded by the coding sequence ATGGATGTAATTACGATCGGGGATGCCATGGTATCCATGCAGCCCCAGACAAAAGGACCGATGAGATTTGTGAATGCATTTGACCGGAAAGCAGGCGGCGCTGAGTTTAACCTGGCTATCGGCTGCGCGAGACTCGGCCTTCGTACCATGTGGATCAGCCGGCTCGGCAATGATGAGTTTGGCCGATTTATCCGAAACTTTGCCCGAGGAGAAGGAGTGGATACTTCACAGGTGAAGCTTGTGGACGGCTACCCGACCTCGGTTCAGTTCAAGGAAGTGTATGAAGGCGGGGGCGGGCGAACGTTTTACTACCGCTCCAACTCACCGACCGTGACCCTCACGGAAGAGGCGATCGACGCGTCGATTTTTAAGGGAGGGCGGGTGCTGCACATAACCGGTGTGTTTATGGCCCTGGATAAAGAAAAAAACGTCCCTCTTGTAAAGAAAGCCATTCGTCTTGCAAAAGATCAGGGTCTACTCATTTCCCTGGACCCTAACATCCGCCTGAAGCTTTGGCGGAAGGAAGAAGCGAGAGAGGCCTTACTGGACATTCTGCCGGAAGTGGATCTTTTACTTGCAGGTATGGAGGAGGCTGAGATCCTGTTTGACAGCGTGGACGCCGATGTTATTTTCGAAAAATGCAGTCGTTTTGAGCTTACATCCGTGGTGCTGAAAGATGGCGGGAACGGATCGACGGGGTGGGAAAATGGCGAAAAAGTCATCGCACCTCCGGTAAAAGCACCTAGTGTGGTAGATACAGTAGGGGCCGGTGACGGGTTCGACGCAGGATACTTATACGGCTGGCTGCAAGGCTGGTCTCTGGAGAAACGGCTGCATGTGTCCAATACCATCGGGTCAATGGTTGTGGGAGTCTCAGGTGATAATGAAGGTCTCCCTTACCTGGAAGACGTGTTAATAAAGCTTGGTGAAAAAGAATTCATAGAAAGATAG
- a CDS encoding substrate-binding domain-containing protein yields MADVARQAGVSKSTVSQYLNKRFDYMGAKTKARIESAISELGYQPNIVARSLKQKSTQTIGVIVANILHSFSTQVIRAIEDYCHEHDFHLIVCNADDNPEKEKKYIEMLLAKQVDGLIVFPTGGNLDLYKKMKEGEFPLVFMDRIIDEVEVPTVQLNNERASDLAVTHLAGKGYSNIGMLTTSLKQKPSPRVERINGFKQSHKDNGLSLKEGWIKSVDVEDMQGALREMFNGPSKPDAILASNDLSLIEVLKFVKESGLSMPEDLAVIGIDRVSFADLYSPTLTYIAQPTFEMGRKAASIIIDKVKNNNTGDEMVYRYEPELIPGESC; encoded by the coding sequence ATGGCCGATGTAGCAAGGCAGGCCGGTGTGTCAAAGAGTACGGTATCGCAATACTTAAACAAGCGGTTTGACTACATGGGCGCAAAAACAAAAGCACGAATTGAAAGCGCAATCAGCGAGCTGGGGTATCAGCCGAATATTGTTGCCCGCAGCTTAAAACAGAAATCTACACAGACAATCGGGGTGATTGTGGCGAACATTCTTCATTCCTTTTCCACCCAGGTGATCAGAGCTATTGAAGATTACTGTCATGAGCATGATTTTCATCTCATTGTGTGCAATGCCGATGATAATCCGGAAAAAGAGAAGAAGTATATTGAAATGTTGCTGGCCAAGCAGGTGGACGGACTTATTGTGTTTCCCACTGGAGGCAACCTGGATTTATATAAAAAGATGAAGGAAGGGGAATTCCCCCTGGTATTTATGGACCGGATCATTGATGAAGTGGAGGTTCCCACTGTCCAACTGAATAACGAAAGGGCTTCTGACCTTGCCGTTACTCACCTGGCCGGTAAAGGTTATTCCAACATTGGGATGTTAACCACCTCGCTTAAACAAAAACCTTCACCGCGGGTGGAGCGGATCAACGGATTCAAACAGTCGCATAAAGACAATGGTCTTTCACTGAAGGAAGGGTGGATCAAGAGCGTGGACGTAGAAGATATGCAGGGCGCACTCAGAGAGATGTTTAACGGACCTTCAAAGCCGGATGCGATTTTGGCTTCCAATGATCTTTCCTTGATTGAAGTGTTGAAGTTTGTGAAGGAGTCGGGTCTTTCCATGCCGGAGGATTTGGCAGTGATCGGGATTGACAGAGTTTCCTTTGCCGATCTGTACTCTCCGACGCTTACGTATATTGCACAGCCGACCTTTGAGATGGGTAGAAAAGCAGCGTCCATTATTATTGATAAAGTCAAAAACAACAATACCGGGGATGAAATGGTGTACCGCTATGAGCCGGAATTGATACCCGGAGAATCTTGCTAA
- a CDS encoding glycoside hydrolase family 32 protein encodes MTLDNKLANKTEKTTYQEPYRPHLHFTPEEKWMNDPNGMVFYEGEYHLFYQFHPDSMQWGPMHWGHAVSRDLLEWEHLPVALEPDELGMIFSGSAVVDWHDTSGLFGGGHGLVAIYTSASENTQQQSIAYSTDRGRTWVKYAGNPVIPNTELKDFRDPKVFWHHETSRWVMVLAAGQEIMIYSSPNLLNWTYESSFGKCEGAHGGVWECPDLFALEVEATKEVKWVMQVDIGDGAVAGGSGGQYFVGDFDGRTFVTEPKVTGTSDCDAAWVDYGKDFYATQSFSDIPAKDGRRIWMAWMSNWQYANDVPTSPWRSAMSLPREVSLVQERGAYELIQKPVSELFDRSENIFVDRTISIGEDITSIIAQPDVPFVLDLKMKNVDGDESGRGKMFVTLFQSDSKKGCTVTVDFEQGEVAFDRAGMKNSKFHKQFPAVTTAPFSAKAGALDLQLVVDRGSVEIFIDGGRRTMTNLILPEQAESYAIVVSESGGKTEVDCFGRTIKSVW; translated from the coding sequence GTGACGTTGGATAATAAGCTGGCAAATAAAACAGAAAAAACAACTTACCAGGAGCCGTACCGCCCGCATCTTCATTTCACACCCGAAGAGAAGTGGATGAATGACCCAAACGGAATGGTTTTCTACGAAGGGGAGTACCATTTGTTTTACCAGTTCCATCCCGATTCGATGCAGTGGGGTCCCATGCACTGGGGGCATGCGGTGAGCAGGGATCTCCTTGAATGGGAGCATCTCCCTGTTGCCCTTGAGCCTGATGAACTGGGGATGATTTTTTCAGGCAGTGCCGTGGTGGACTGGCATGATACATCCGGCCTTTTCGGTGGGGGACACGGTTTGGTAGCGATTTATACGAGTGCTTCAGAAAACACTCAGCAGCAGAGTATAGCATACAGCACCGACCGGGGACGCACGTGGGTGAAATACGCCGGCAATCCGGTGATTCCAAATACAGAGCTGAAGGATTTTCGTGACCCGAAAGTGTTCTGGCATCATGAGACGAGCAGATGGGTGATGGTGCTTGCTGCCGGGCAGGAAATAATGATCTATTCTTCACCGAACCTGCTCAACTGGACGTATGAAAGCTCATTTGGAAAATGCGAAGGCGCTCACGGAGGTGTCTGGGAATGTCCGGATTTGTTTGCTCTGGAGGTAGAAGCAACCAAAGAGGTAAAATGGGTCATGCAGGTGGACATTGGAGACGGTGCTGTTGCCGGGGGTTCGGGCGGACAGTACTTTGTAGGTGATTTTGATGGTCGGACGTTTGTAACGGAACCGAAAGTAACGGGTACATCTGATTGTGATGCTGCTTGGGTGGATTATGGAAAGGACTTCTACGCGACCCAGTCGTTTTCAGATATACCCGCAAAAGACGGCCGGCGAATCTGGATGGCGTGGATGAGCAACTGGCAGTATGCCAATGATGTTCCCACAAGCCCGTGGAGAAGTGCCATGTCACTCCCAAGAGAGGTTTCACTTGTGCAGGAACGAGGCGCGTATGAGCTAATCCAAAAGCCAGTGTCAGAGCTGTTTGACCGCTCTGAAAACATTTTTGTAGACCGAACGATAAGTATAGGAGAAGACATCACGTCAATTATCGCTCAACCGGATGTACCTTTTGTGCTTGATCTGAAGATGAAAAACGTAGATGGAGATGAATCTGGACGAGGGAAGATGTTCGTTACGTTGTTCCAGTCCGATAGTAAAAAAGGCTGTACTGTCACGGTGGACTTCGAACAAGGAGAGGTTGCATTTGACCGTGCAGGCATGAAAAACAGTAAGTTTCATAAACAATTCCCGGCTGTTACAACAGCTCCTTTCAGTGCCAAAGCTGGAGCGCTGGACCTTCAACTCGTTGTGGATCGGGGATCTGTAGAAATCTTCATCGACGGCGGACGCAGGACGATGACCAACCTCATTTTGCCGGAACAAGCTGAAAGCTATGCGATTGTGGTTTCGGAGTCAGGTGGAAAGACAGAGGTTGACTGCTTCGGGCGTACGATAAAGTCAGTGTGGTAG
- a CDS encoding GH32 C-terminal domain-containing protein — MSMKHNMQERREEMEKQDGLLARWRFEEGNERFVTDEVKGLKDQLSYVFHEARFQPDRVCKRRKGIHGQALWFDGFSTFITREKEQIALPAEGFTVSAWIAPRSFGGIEDERLSAIVNQHDRACETGFILGFHKHGQLGFHVGLNIGWQELTCERTFLKKNEWSMVTAVFDSALGEMKILVNGQTAGKKQVLQGTTLKLADADLYIGKNNDPFMVENTFSLNMFSGLMDDVAIYDSALTNEDVATLYQGYLRAGRHPVLEKETIAIQRDDFTSDVHRPRFHASPPGHWMNEPHAPFYYEGKYHLFYQHNPQGPYWGNIHWGHWVSDDLIHWEDAPVALAPELGAVDPDGTWSGCAHMDENGEPVLFFTAGNHQRLPNQMVALAHPVDAADSTLAEWSKRNKPDLVQPEGYDLYDDGFRDPFVWKEGGTWFQLVASGINGKGGTALLFSSEDLKEWTFHGPLYVSDYESFPYLGIVWELPILLPLGKDTKGEEKHVFIISPVGEGADVEVFYWIGKWDIDSKRFLPDFEEPRLFDYGDFHFTGPSAMADPVKNRLILFTIAQGERPIEYEYAAGWAHNAGMPAEIFLSEDNDMGIRPVEEVKSLRGRQLVDVKGMTLAEANRKLEIVKGDMLDIELEIEAVDEPVGIYVRQAPERREETLFYYDGTREAFYVDRTCSTLDDSERTGGIQGGKVQLKEDPFSLRLLLDRSLAEAYVNEKKSLTTRIYPALPESKGLSLKGDEDVYVRSLKVWEMDGIYRSEEC, encoded by the coding sequence ATGAGTATGAAGCACAACATGCAGGAAAGGCGTGAGGAGATGGAAAAACAGGATGGATTGTTGGCACGATGGCGGTTTGAAGAAGGAAATGAGCGTTTTGTCACAGATGAGGTGAAAGGTCTCAAAGATCAACTTTCCTATGTTTTTCATGAGGCCCGGTTTCAGCCGGATCGTGTCTGTAAACGAAGAAAAGGCATTCACGGACAGGCGCTTTGGTTTGATGGTTTTTCTACGTTTATCACGCGTGAAAAAGAGCAGATTGCTCTACCGGCAGAAGGTTTTACCGTATCTGCCTGGATAGCACCGCGCTCTTTTGGAGGCATTGAAGACGAGCGGCTTTCCGCCATTGTAAATCAGCACGACCGGGCTTGTGAGACGGGGTTTATTCTGGGGTTTCATAAACACGGACAACTAGGCTTTCACGTGGGGCTCAATATCGGATGGCAGGAGCTGACCTGTGAACGAACCTTTCTTAAGAAAAACGAATGGTCGATGGTCACAGCGGTTTTTGACAGTGCTCTGGGTGAGATGAAGATCTTAGTAAACGGACAGACAGCGGGAAAAAAACAGGTGCTGCAGGGAACAACCTTGAAGCTTGCAGATGCGGATTTATACATCGGGAAAAACAATGATCCATTTATGGTGGAAAACACGTTTTCCTTAAACATGTTTAGCGGATTGATGGATGATGTGGCGATCTACGACTCGGCATTAACAAATGAAGACGTGGCGACCCTTTATCAGGGATATCTTCGCGCAGGGAGACACCCGGTGCTGGAAAAAGAAACGATTGCGATTCAGCGTGATGATTTCACGAGTGATGTCCATCGCCCCCGTTTTCACGCATCACCTCCGGGGCACTGGATGAACGAACCCCATGCACCGTTTTATTATGAAGGGAAATACCATCTGTTTTATCAGCACAATCCTCAGGGGCCGTATTGGGGGAACATTCACTGGGGTCATTGGGTAAGTGACGATTTGATTCATTGGGAGGACGCCCCTGTGGCACTGGCGCCGGAACTTGGGGCGGTGGATCCTGACGGTACATGGTCAGGTTGTGCGCATATGGATGAAAACGGAGAGCCGGTGCTGTTTTTTACGGCAGGCAATCATCAAAGGCTGCCAAACCAGATGGTGGCTCTGGCGCACCCGGTGGACGCTGCCGATTCGACACTGGCAGAGTGGAGCAAGCGGAATAAGCCGGATTTGGTCCAACCGGAAGGGTACGATTTATATGATGATGGATTTCGTGATCCTTTTGTCTGGAAAGAGGGCGGGACGTGGTTTCAGCTCGTGGCCTCGGGTATTAATGGAAAAGGCGGTACGGCTCTATTATTCAGCTCAGAGGATTTAAAAGAATGGACGTTTCACGGTCCCCTTTACGTGAGCGATTATGAAAGTTTCCCTTATCTCGGCATCGTTTGGGAACTGCCCATTCTCCTTCCCCTTGGTAAAGATACAAAGGGAGAGGAAAAGCATGTCTTTATCATCAGCCCTGTAGGTGAAGGTGCGGACGTTGAAGTGTTTTACTGGATCGGAAAGTGGGACATCGATTCGAAACGTTTCCTCCCGGATTTTGAAGAACCGCGTTTGTTTGATTACGGTGACTTTCATTTTACCGGGCCGAGCGCCATGGCGGACCCGGTGAAAAACAGGCTTATCTTGTTTACGATTGCCCAAGGGGAGCGTCCTATTGAGTATGAATATGCTGCGGGATGGGCACATAACGCAGGGATGCCGGCAGAAATTTTTTTGAGTGAGGACAATGATATGGGCATCAGGCCGGTGGAAGAAGTGAAGTCTCTTCGTGGAAGACAGCTCGTGGATGTAAAGGGAATGACCCTGGCTGAGGCGAATCGAAAGCTTGAAATAGTCAAGGGCGATATGCTGGATATTGAGCTGGAGATCGAGGCGGTTGATGAGCCGGTTGGCATCTATGTCCGGCAGGCTCCGGAACGTCGGGAAGAGACACTGTTTTATTACGACGGTACACGTGAAGCGTTTTATGTAGACCGAACCTGTTCCACTCTGGATGATTCGGAAAGAACGGGGGGCATTCAGGGAGGGAAAGTGCAGCTTAAAGAGGACCCATTCTCTCTTCGTCTGCTTCTAGACCGGTCTTTAGCAGAAGCGTATGTAAATGAAAAAAAGAGCTTGACCACGAGAATATACCCGGCACTGCCGGAGTCAAAAGGACTTTCCCTTAAAGGGGATGAGGATGTGTATGTCCGCTCTCTGAAGGTGTGGGAGATGGACGGAATTTATAGGAGTGAGGAGTGTTAG
- a CDS encoding YesL family protein: MGFLDSKLYQWLEHIANFFFLNLVWIVCCLPLVTAFPATTAMFGVLRDWHKNDNRAVVVPFLRYFRRNLKTSLGVSLLWTAGFAVVYVNLRIIDPFSSVFEFVLMAFIGLVIIGFVFTTVYLFPVLVHFELPLRFKVRNAFFISVSQLPYTLLGSAVMFFTAYFVYHWPVLLLFIGTLSGYLMYMICYMAFEKIGASYEYEAQHAGKA, encoded by the coding sequence ATGGGGTTTCTCGATTCAAAGCTTTACCAATGGCTTGAACATATCGCGAATTTTTTCTTTCTTAACCTGGTCTGGATTGTTTGCTGTCTTCCTTTAGTGACGGCATTTCCTGCCACAACCGCCATGTTTGGCGTTCTTCGGGACTGGCATAAAAACGATAATAGGGCTGTGGTCGTACCCTTCTTGCGGTATTTCAGGAGAAACCTCAAAACAAGTCTGGGTGTTTCGCTGCTTTGGACAGCTGGATTTGCCGTTGTTTACGTGAATCTACGGATAATCGATCCCTTTTCATCCGTATTTGAGTTTGTCCTTATGGCGTTCATCGGTCTTGTTATCATCGGCTTCGTGTTTACGACAGTGTATTTGTTTCCGGTCCTTGTTCACTTTGAGCTGCCGCTGAGGTTCAAAGTCAGAAATGCGTTTTTCATTTCAGTGAGCCAGCTTCCATATACTCTTTTGGGGAGTGCGGTTATGTTTTTTACTGCTTATTTTGTTTACCATTGGCCGGTGCTTTTACTGTTTATCGGCACATTGAGCGGTTACCTCATGTACATGATTTGCTACATGGCGTTTGAAAAAATCGGAGCTTCGTATGAGTATGAAGCACAACATGCAGGAAAGGCGTGA